One genomic region from Candidatus Saccharimonadia bacterium encodes:
- a CDS encoding phosphoribosylaminoimidazolesuccinocarboxamide synthase, with product MADAQVKLAEGKTKVIWDAGDGKVTIESKDDITAGDGAKHDMLEGKAITANQTTSNVFALLKAKGLATHFIERTADRAFKARSAKMIPLELVARRIATGSYLKRRPDVKEGTIFGDLVVEFFEKDDPNHDPLVIFDFVTGRLLRYTASKPLGEGFMNEQPLAETIFKDLDAPQILTLVELTKQAFEVLEAAWAEQEVTLVDLKIEAGRDAETDELFIADVVDNDSWRIWPGGDKSQMKDKQVYRNLAGVDDPAAKAKELGKIKQNYTWVAEATEKFSQGE from the coding sequence GCAAAACCAAAGTCATCTGGGACGCCGGCGACGGCAAAGTCACGATTGAATCCAAAGACGACATCACCGCCGGAGACGGCGCCAAGCACGATATGCTCGAAGGCAAAGCCATCACCGCCAACCAGACCACTTCAAACGTTTTTGCCCTTCTCAAAGCCAAAGGTCTGGCCACCCATTTCATTGAACGCACCGCCGACCGCGCCTTCAAAGCCCGCTCAGCTAAGATGATCCCGCTCGAGCTCGTCGCCCGCCGCATCGCCACCGGTTCGTATCTCAAGCGCCGGCCGGACGTAAAGGAAGGCACCATTTTCGGCGATCTCGTGGTGGAATTCTTTGAAAAAGACGACCCCAACCACGATCCTCTGGTGATTTTCGACTTCGTCACCGGGCGCTTGTTGCGTTATACCGCCAGCAAGCCCCTGGGCGAAGGCTTTATGAACGAACAGCCCCTGGCCGAAACCATATTTAAAGACCTCGACGCCCCCCAAATCCTTACCCTGGTGGAGCTCACCAAGCAGGCTTTTGAAGTTCTCGAAGCCGCCTGGGCCGAGCAGGAGGTAACCCTCGTGGACCTCAAAATAGAGGCCGGCCGCGACGCCGAAACCGACGAATTATTCATCGCCGACGTGGTCGATAACGACTCCTGGCGCATCTGGCCCGGCGGCGACAAGTCCCAAATGAAAGACAAGCAAGTTTACCGCAACCTCGCCGGCGTGGACGATCCCGCCGCCAAGGCCAAAGAGCTCGGTAAAATCAAACAAAATTACACCTGGGTGGCCGAAGCCACTGAAAAATTCAGCCAGGGCGAATAA